Proteins from a single region of Pyrus communis chromosome 6, drPyrComm1.1, whole genome shotgun sequence:
- the LOC137736887 gene encoding probable RNA-dependent RNA polymerase 1: MSRTIRLHGFPSGVTAEAVVRLLEKETGKGSVYAVRLRKAKDGRRYYATVQFDTTKNAELIHRMANARNLYYGTSYLNSWKLDQDIVPKPRVSLHTFENIKLDFGCKIATNKLFSFWNMNNVSVDFGIGLRKLVCRLKYDALEYMIELSYENIWQIELHRPRGCAAKHLLIQMYGAPRISKKVIRSSGQAYEDLCLNYFMDCDDQWVRTTDFTPSRAIGQSFALSLELPHSLQLPDFRENFPGYEEIEGNLVLEVGPPYSCNPSLGPMVCPPRHVNVYVPYDILFKVLSLLQLGYLSGPTLDVIFYKMVDPRRFDRACIEYALDKLYNLKETCYKPSVWLNEQYRKYLTSKKRPQSSVISLDSGLVYVRRVQITPCRVFSSGPEVNVSNRVLRNYPDDIDNFIRVSFVDEEMDRVYSADLLPRTSAAYEDGKTDIYKRILFILRNGIVIGEKKFEFLAFSSSQLRENSMWMFASRQGLTAADIREWMGDFRHIKNVAKYAARLGQSFGSSTETLNVGKHEREVIPDVENNKYVFSDGIGKISADFAKKVASKCGFNGTPSAFQIRYGGYKGVVAVDPTSSVKLSLRRSMSKYESENTKLDVLACSKIQPCFLNRQLISLLSTLGVPDHAFMKKQRAAVQQLNAILTDPLKAQEALDLMSAGETTNCLKELLMCGYKPDVEPFISMMLQTFRASKLLELRTKTRIFIPDGRAMMGCLDETRTLEYGEVFVQFSGNRHTVSASNQRFIIEGEVVVAKNPCLHPGDVRVLKAVDVPELYHMVDCVVFPQKGPRPHPNECSGSDLDGDIYYVCWDDELIPRKQIKPMDYTPAPTVELDHDVTIEEVEEYFVNYMVNDSLGIIANAHTVFADKNPLKAMSEECIELAKLFSIAVDFPKTGVPAVIPPQLYAKEYPDFMEKLDKPTYQSSNVIGALFREVKDIAPHESSITSFTREVAKQSYDPDMEVDGFEDYIEDAIYYKGNYDYKLGNLMEYYGIRTEAEILSGSVMRMSKSFTKRRDAESINVAVRSLRKEARAWFNEKGTGLDSGADDVYAKASAWYHVTYHHDYFGTYNEGLNRDHFISFPWCVYDKLVLIKKDKASMRRSLHMSSLERQFGDGLHLS; encoded by the exons ATGAGTAGGACGATAAGGTTGCATGGATTCCCTTCCGGTGTGACTGCAGAAGCAGTTGTGCGGTTGCTGGAGAAAGAAACAGGAAAAGGATCTGTCTATGCTGTGAGATTAAGAAAAGCCAAAGATGGGAGAAGATATTATGCTACTGTTCAGTTTGACACCACCAAAAATGCTGAACTTATTCACCGCATGGCCAATGCTAGAAACTTGTACTATGGCACTTCCTATCTGAATTCTTGGAAGCTGGATCAGGATATTGTACCAAAGCCAAGAGTCTCTTTGCATACCTTTGAAAACATAAAGCTGGATTTTGGCTGCAAGATCGCAACAAATAAGCTATTTAGTTTCTGGAATATGAACAACGTTTCAGTGGATTTTGGGATTGGATTGCGGAAACTAGTTTGTCGTCTGAAATATGACGCTCTGGAGTATATGATCGAACTTTCCTATGAAAACATCTGGCAGATTGAGTTGCATCGTCCACGCGGTTGTGCTGCTAAGCATCTTCTGATACAG ATGTATGGAGCACCTCGGATTTCTAAGAAAGTCATACGCTCGTCAGGACAAGCATATGAAGATCTTTGTCTGAACTATTTCATGGACTGTGATGATCAATGGGTTCGGACTACTGATTTCACTCCATCACGTGCTATTGGGCAGTCTTTTGCATTAAGCTTGGAGCTTCCTCATAGTCTTCAACTTCCGGATTTTCGAGAAAACTTTCCTGGGTATGAAGAGATTGAAGGTAACCTTGTCTTGGAGGTTGGTCCCCCGTATTCTTGCAACCCGAGTCTGGGGCCCATGGTTTGTCCCCCTCGACATGTCAATGTGTATGTGCCATATGATATCTTGTTTAAAGTACTCTCTCTGCTTCAGCTTGGGTATCTTTCAGGGCCAACACTTGATGTTATATTTTATAAGATGGTTGATCCGCGCAGATTTGATCGTGCATGTATAGAGTATGCCCTagataaattatataatttgaAAGAGACCTGCTATAAACCTTCAGTGTGGCTTAATGAGCAGTACCGGAAGTACCTCACGTCAAAGAAACGTCCACAGTCATCTGTCATATCCTTAGATTCTGGGTTGGTATATGTACGCAGGGTCCAAATTACACCATGTCGTGTATTTTCTTCTGGTCCTGAGGTCAATGTCTCAAATCGTGTACTACGCAATTATCCAGATGATATTGATAACTTCATTCGTGTTTCCTTTGTTGACGAGGAGATGGATCGAGTTTATTCTGCAGATTTGCTTCCACGTACTTCTGCTGCCTATGAGGATGGGAAAACCGACATCTACAAGCGGATTCTTTTTATTCTCAGAAACGGCATAGTAATTGGTGAAAAGAAATTTGAGTTTCTCGCATTCTCATCAAGTCAATTGCGAGAGAATTCTATGTGGATGTTTGCTTCAAGACAGGGACTTACTGCAGCTGATATAAGAGAGTGGATGGGGGATTTTCGTCATATAAAAAATGTAGCAAAATATGCTGCCAGATTAGGTCAATCCTTTGGTTCGTCCACTGAAACTTTAAATGTTGGAAAACATGAAAGGGAAGTTATTCCTGATGTAGAAAACAATAAATATGTCTTCTCCGATGGGATTGGGAAAATATCTGCTGATTTTGCTAAGAAAGTGGCCTCAAAATGTGGCTTTAATGGGACTCCATCTGCCTTTCAGATTCGATATGGTGGGTACAAAGGTGTGGTGGCCGTCGATCCAACTTCATCAGTGAAATTATCATTGAGGAGGAGCATGTCCAAGTATGAATCAGAAAACACAAAGTTAGACGTTTTAGCATGTAGCAAGATTCAACCTTGTTTTCTGAACCGCCAGTTGATATCTCTTTTATCCACCCTTGGGGTTCCAGATCATGCTTTCATGAAAAAACAAAGGGCAGCTGTTCAACAATTGAATGCTATATTGACTGACCCACTAAAAGCACAAGAGGCTCTGGATTTGATGTCTGCAGGGGAGACTACCAACTGCTTGAAGGAATTGCTTATGTGTGGTTATAAACCTGATGTTGAACCCTTCATTTCAATGATGCTGCAAACATTTCGGGCATCAAAGTTGCTAGAGTTGCGGACGAAAACAAGAATCTTTATTCCAGACGGACGAGCAATGATGGGATGTCTAGATGAAACCAGAACACTGGAATATGGTGAGGTGTTTGTGCAATTCTCTGGTAACAGGCATACTGTAAGTGCATCAAACCAGCGATTCATTATTGAGGGGGAGGTGGTTGTTGCGAAGAACCCTTGTTTGCACCCTGGCGATGTACGTGTTTTAAAGGCTGTGGATGTGCCAGAGTTGTACCATATGGTTGATTGTGTTGTTTTTCCACAAAAAGGACCAAG GCCTCATCCAAATGAATGTTCGGGAAGTGATCTTGATGGAGATATCTACTATGTCTGTTGGGACGACGAACTAATTCCTAGGAAGCAAATCAAACCCATGGATTACACCCCAGCACCAACTGTAGAATTGGATCATGATGTCACTATTGAG GAAGTTGAAGAATATTTTGTGAACTACATGGTGAATGATAGCTTGGGCATAATTGCCAATGCCCACACTGTGTTTGCAGACAAAAATCCCTTAAAAGCAATGAGCGAAGAATGTATAGAGCTTGCAAAGCTATTTTCAATTGCCGTTGACTTTCCAAAAACTGGTGTGCCGGCTGTAATACCTCCACAGTTATATGCCAAGGAATATCCAGATTTCATGGAAAAACTTGACAAACCCACCTATCAGTCATCCAATGTAATTGGAGCTCTTTTTCGTGAGGTGAAGGACATTGCGCCTCATGAAAGCTCTATCACATCCTTCACTCGTGAAGTGGCGAAGCAGTCATACGACcctgacatggaagttgatggcTTTGAGGATTACATTGAAGATGCTATCTATTACAAGGGCAATTATGATTACAAGTTGGGAAATCTGATGGAGTATTATGGGATCAGGACAGAGGCTGAAATACTTAGTGGGAGTGTTATGAGAATGTCAAAATCTTTCACTAAGAGGCGGGATGCAGAGTCTATAAACGTGGCTGTGAGATCGTTGAGGAAGGAAGCTAGGGCGTGGTTCAATGAGAAGGGAACTGGTTTAGATTCCGGAGCTGATGATGTATATGCCAAAGCTTCAGCTTGGTACCATGTCACATATCATCATGattattttggtacatacaacGAGGGGCTGAATCGTGACCATTTCATCAGCTTTCCATGGTGCGTTTATGACAAGCTCGTCCTCATCAAAAAGGATAAAGCAAGTATGAGAAGGTCTCTACACATGTCATCTCTAGAACGCCAATTCGGGGATGGGTTGCATTTGAGTTGA